A genome region from Myxococcales bacterium includes the following:
- a CDS encoding FAD-dependent oxidoreductase — protein sequence MARTPIASSLRSLWRDLTRARAAGIPVDELRDRRAAGTRPSRRDVLLGGAAGAALLAAPKRARAAGNDPTIAIVGGGIAGLSCALTLLDKGIESTVYEASGRIGGRMFSNRTGYWNAGQVSEWGGELIDTGHTTVRGLADRFGLPIDDLFAAQPANSVEVYKVGGGYYPKTQADADFDAIYRIVRDDLHAAPFPTTFDSFTAAGAALDAMSVYDWIEARVPGGHASPLGQVLDLAYAIEYGADTTAQSSLNLLYLLAYQPKPRDHTLAVFGESDERYHIRGGNQRLPEAIAAYLGARVVTGEKLVKLKETAGGRYKLTFERGAQCVDRTFDYVVLALPFAAYTFDYAQAGFDPLKLETISTLGRGHNGKLQLQFDTRGWLGSGPWPGISNGSTYADTGYQCSWDVTRGQAGTPGILNLYSGGAVTDGMRATSAFGTAGNAQVRQDVNAGLAQLAPVYPGLSYSGKATQSIWHKAPLFNASYSYYGVGAYTSIAGYEAATQGGVYFCGEHTSIDFQGFMEGGAVTGVDTAKELKRAIRHA from the coding sequence CGGCATCCCCGTTGACGAGCTCCGCGACCGCCGCGCGGCGGGCACGCGCCCGAGCCGCCGCGACGTGCTGCTCGGCGGCGCCGCCGGGGCCGCGCTGCTGGCCGCGCCCAAGCGCGCCCGCGCCGCCGGCAACGATCCGACGATCGCGATCGTCGGCGGCGGCATCGCCGGGCTGTCGTGCGCCCTGACCTTGCTCGACAAGGGCATCGAGTCGACCGTCTACGAGGCCTCGGGCCGGATCGGCGGCCGCATGTTCTCCAACCGCACCGGCTACTGGAACGCCGGCCAGGTCAGCGAGTGGGGCGGCGAGCTGATCGACACCGGCCACACCACCGTGCGCGGCCTGGCCGATCGCTTCGGCCTGCCGATCGACGATCTGTTCGCGGCCCAGCCGGCGAACTCGGTCGAGGTCTACAAGGTCGGCGGCGGCTACTACCCCAAGACCCAGGCCGACGCCGACTTCGACGCGATCTACCGGATCGTCCGCGACGACCTGCACGCGGCGCCGTTCCCGACCACCTTCGACTCGTTCACCGCCGCGGGCGCCGCGCTCGACGCGATGAGCGTCTACGACTGGATCGAGGCGCGCGTGCCCGGCGGCCACGCCAGCCCGCTGGGCCAGGTGCTCGACCTCGCCTACGCGATCGAGTACGGCGCCGACACCACCGCCCAGTCGTCGCTGAACCTGCTGTACCTGCTCGCCTACCAGCCCAAGCCGCGCGACCACACGCTGGCGGTGTTCGGCGAGTCCGACGAGCGCTACCACATCCGCGGCGGCAACCAGCGCCTGCCCGAGGCGATCGCCGCCTACCTGGGCGCGCGCGTGGTCACCGGCGAGAAGCTGGTCAAGCTCAAGGAGACCGCCGGCGGGCGCTACAAGCTCACGTTCGAGCGCGGCGCGCAGTGCGTCGATCGCACGTTCGACTACGTGGTGCTGGCGCTGCCGTTCGCGGCCTACACCTTCGACTACGCCCAGGCCGGCTTCGATCCGCTCAAGCTCGAGACGATCTCGACCCTGGGCCGCGGCCACAACGGCAAGCTCCAGCTGCAGTTCGACACCCGCGGCTGGCTCGGCAGCGGCCCGTGGCCCGGCATCTCCAACGGCTCGACCTACGCCGACACCGGCTACCAGTGCAGCTGGGACGTCACCCGCGGCCAGGCCGGCACGCCCGGCATCCTCAACCTGTACTCGGGCGGCGCGGTCACCGACGGCATGCGCGCCACCAGCGCGTTCGGCACGGCCGGCAACGCCCAGGTCCGCCAGGACGTCAACGCCGGGCTCGCCCAGCTGGCGCCGGTCTATCCCGGCCTCAGCTACAGCGGCAAGGCCACCCAGTCGATCTGGCACAAGGCGCCGCTGTTCAACGCGTCGTACTCGTACTACGGCGTCGGCGCGTACACCTCGATCGCCGGCTACGAGGCCGCGACCCAGGGCGGCGTGTACTTCTGCGGCGAGCACACGTCGATCGACTTCCAGGGCTTCATGGAGGGCGGCGCCGTGACCGGCGTCGACACCGCCAAGGAGCTCAAGCGCGCGATCCGCCACGCGTGA